The following proteins are co-located in the Helicobacter sp. 'house sparrow 1' genome:
- the lepA gene encoding translation elongation factor 4 — protein MDKIRNFSIIAHIDHGKSTLADRLIQECGGVSDREMVSQIMDTMDIEKERGITIKAQSVRLKYSYQGEEYILNLIDTPGHVDFSYEVSRSLSSCEGALLVVDASQGVEAQTIANVYIALDNNLEIIPVINKIDLPAADPLRVAEEIESSIGIDCTDALEVSAKSGVGIKELIERIITQVPPPNGNKQAPTKALIYDSWFDNYLGALALVRVIDGKISLNQKVMIMSTEKKHEVLGLYYPHPLQKIKTQSIECGEIGIISLGLKSVTDMAVGDTITDANYPTKSPIEGFMPAKPFVFAGIYPIETDKFEELRDALNKLRLNDSALSFEPETSIALGFGFRVGFLGLLHMEVVKERLEREFGLMLIATAPTVVYEVELTDGSKVMVQNPSELPPEQKIASIKEPYVRASIITPSDYLGNIITLLSNRRGIQEKMDYLSQNRVMLEYAIPSNEIVMDFYDKLKSCTKGYASFDYEPIESRVGDLVKLDVRVAGEVVDALSIIVDKSKSYEKGKALVESMKELVPRQLFEVAIQASIGNKIIARETIKSMGKNVTAKCYGGDITRKRKLLEKQKEGKKRMKAIGKVELPQEAFLAVLKID, from the coding sequence ATGGATAAAATTAGAAATTTTTCTATTATTGCACATATTGATCATGGAAAGTCTACTCTTGCAGATAGGCTCATTCAAGAATGTGGTGGTGTTAGTGATAGAGAAATGGTAAGTCAAATAATGGACACAATGGATATTGAAAAGGAAAGAGGTATCACAATAAAGGCACAATCTGTGCGTTTAAAATACTCCTATCAAGGGGAAGAGTATATCCTAAACCTTATAGATACTCCAGGGCATGTTGATTTTAGTTATGAGGTAAGTCGGAGTTTAAGTAGTTGTGAGGGAGCGCTTCTTGTAGTGGATGCCTCACAGGGAGTAGAAGCCCAAACTATTGCAAATGTATATATTGCACTTGATAATAATTTAGAAATTATTCCTGTAATCAATAAAATTGATTTACCTGCAGCAGATCCACTAAGGGTTGCTGAAGAAATAGAATCTAGTATAGGTATTGACTGCACAGATGCATTAGAGGTAAGTGCAAAAAGTGGTGTAGGGATTAAAGAACTAATTGAAAGAATTATCACGCAAGTACCACCACCAAATGGCAATAAACAAGCACCAACAAAAGCTCTCATCTATGATTCTTGGTTTGATAATTATTTGGGAGCATTAGCGCTTGTAAGGGTGATTGATGGAAAAATTTCATTGAATCAAAAAGTGATGATTATGAGTACAGAGAAAAAACACGAAGTATTGGGCTTATATTATCCTCACCCCTTGCAAAAAATCAAAACACAGAGTATTGAGTGCGGAGAGATTGGAATCATATCTCTTGGTTTAAAGAGTGTTACTGATATGGCTGTGGGGGACACTATTACAGATGCAAACTACCCGACAAAATCTCCAATTGAGGGTTTTATGCCCGCTAAACCCTTTGTGTTTGCTGGTATCTATCCTATTGAGACAGATAAATTTGAGGAATTAAGAGATGCACTCAATAAATTGCGTTTAAATGATTCTGCTTTAAGCTTTGAACCAGAAACAAGCATAGCGCTTGGTTTTGGCTTTAGGGTAGGTTTTCTAGGACTTTTGCATATGGAGGTTGTCAAAGAGAGATTAGAGAGGGAGTTTGGACTTATGCTAATTGCAACCGCCCCAACTGTAGTGTATGAAGTTGAGCTTACTGATGGAAGCAAGGTAATGGTACAAAACCCTAGTGAATTGCCTCCTGAGCAAAAAATTGCAAGTATTAAAGAACCCTATGTCAGAGCATCCATCATTACCCCATCTGATTATCTTGGCAATATTATTACTCTACTTAGTAATCGCAGAGGAATACAAGAAAAAATGGATTATTTAAGTCAAAATCGTGTAATGCTAGAGTATGCAATTCCTAGCAATGAAATTGTAATGGATTTTTACGACAAGCTAAAGTCCTGCACAAAAGGTTATGCAAGTTTTGATTATGAACCCATAGAATCTAGAGTAGGTGATTTGGTTAAGCTTGATGTGAGGGTTGCAGGTGAAGTAGTAGATGCACTATCTATCATTGTAGATAAATCCAAAAGCTATGAAAAAGGTAAGGCTCTTGTAGAATCTATGAAAGAACTTGTTCCAAGACAATTGTTTGAGGTTGCAATTCAAGCAAGTATTGGAAATAAAATTATTGCACGAGAAACAATCAAATCAATGGGAAAAAATGTAACTGCTAAGTGTTATGGTGGAGACATTACAAGAAAACGAAAACTACTTGAAAAACAAAAAGAAGGTAAAAAACGCATGAAAGCCATTGGTAAAGTAGAACTACCCCAAGAGGCCTTTTTGGCAGTTTTAAAAATTGATTAA